GGTTAAGATAGCGAACACGGCCCAGATGCCTTCGACGAGTAGTGCAAGCAGAGCCAAAAAGTATTGGAAAACGCGTAAGGTACGTGTTGTGTTTGCCTACTAGTTAAGGAGGCTGGCGCTTTTGCCTCAGTGCACAAAGCTATAACACCATATAAGAACACCCGCCAGCCCTAAGCCCTAGCACGTTACAACTCACAAAACAACCCAGATCACACATATATACTGCCGGCCCGTTGATCACTTCACTCCATCGCTATTCCATCCACTGCTGATCTCTTTGAAAGCTAGTTCGTTGGAAATGGGGCGCCACAGCAGCAACGCCAGCAAAGCCGAGGCCGGCGGCGAGCAGCACCGCAAGGAGGAGAAGCACCACAAGCACATGGAGCAGCTCGCACAGCTCGGCGCCGTCGCAGCCGGAGCATACGCGctggtatatatatttatatccCTGGCATTATTATTCCCTATCCCCTTGCTACCACAATCTTTTAGTCTTAATTTGTATTTCTACTTAGATATTTAACGTCTGGAACTTGTGTTGAAACTGCAGCACGAGAAGCACAAGGCGAAGAAGGACCCGGAGAATGCCCGGTCGCACAGGATCAAGGAGGAGATCGCAGCCACGGTCGCCGTTGGTAGCGCCGGCTTCGCCTTCCATGAGCACCACAAGAAGAAAGACGCCAAGAAGCACGGCCGCCATTGATCTTGGCACACAAATATAGCATGTATAGGCGGCAGCACTCTAGCTACTTATACGGTTATGAGCTTTCCATCATTGTCTATTCTATTGTATATGCACTCTTTTATTAACTAGCTGAAAGTTGTTGTCCTTGATCGTGGTGACTACGAAGGACGATGCATCATGCGTGTATCTATCAATGTATGATCGAGCATGCCTTTTTTTTATTAAGTACTCCATCCGTCTCATACTATAAGAGTGTTTTTAACATTACTAGTAGAACGTCCGTGCGTTGCTACAGGCTATATGCATGCATATAAATGAATCAAAAAATAATAAGGGCAAAGCTAAATTTAGTATGTTAGGTGCACGTGCAATGCCATAAGGTATCACCCGAAGACCCTTGTCTTTGGAAGGTGCCCGTGCGCTGCCATAAAAAATCTAAGGGTCTTCAAACTATTCTTTTTGGATGTCGACATAATTCATCTCCATTTCTCTCAAACTCTGtgaaaacacacacacacacacacacacacacacacacacacacacacacacacacacacacattctTCACCGCCCTTTTCTGGTGTGGGAGGGTGATAAGCCGCGCCTAACCATCGGCATGTGTATTCGGGCTTTatctgtttcttttcttttctttggctTCTCAATTTTTGCTTAGTTTTTCCTACATTTTGGCAAAAAAATGTTTTATTTTGCATTTTCAAGAACCGTGCTTTTTTTTGCAAGAAGCACATGTGTTGTTCTTCCAACCTTGCTTCATCGAGAAGCATCGCCTCGCTTCCATGGGAAGCGCGACCTTGCTTCGGTGGGAAGCACAACGTGTGCTTCTTCCACTGAAAAAGGAAAAAACACAGGCTTTTGTTTCCGTGAGAAGTACAACCTTGCTTGCTTGGGATGCACAGAGAAGCATAGAGCGTGCTTCCCGAAAAGGAATAGCATAGTTGTGCTTTCGTAAgattttttttttggaaaatacAATTGTGCTTCTGGGCACCGGGTTTTCATGAGAAGCACAACTTTGCTTATGCGAAAAGCACAACCTATGCCACCtgaaaaaagaataaaaaaacaGCTTGTGCTTCGAAACAAGAAGTGAAAAATGCAATTGTTCTTCTGGGCACCGAGTTCATTTTTCTTTCATTTATTTTTGTTGCCATGTTTTTCGGCGACTGTGTGGATTTCATCCATCCTACCCCAATAATAATTGATTTTTGCTAATTATCATGTGCCTGAGAAATGTTTTGTTTCTGTCAATTTTTTTTGTCTAATGGCAGTGTACATTGCGATAACACATAGGCCAAGTTTCCAGgcttgtttttgttgttgttttctgTAGCCCGAAGTAGCCAACGTAAAAGGCCTGAGTTTGTTTCATGTTTTCTTCTTTAGCCTAGAACAATCCATGTAAAAAGGCTACTGGCTAGCTGGAGCAGCCCAAAGTTCACATACAAAAGGCCTGTCATGATCAATTGATTATTAAAAGCCCTGAAAAAATACACTCTCTATTCCTAAATGTAGTGCACATAATTTTTTCTTTAAAGTCCAACATTGTttagtttgaccaagtttattgAGAAAAATATCAACAAAAATAATACCAAATAATATAATTTAAATATGTGTTTAATCATGTATCTAGTGAAATTTATTTAATACTATAGATATAAGATATTTTCGTCTAAATATAGTCAAAGTTTTGGAAGCTTGATTTTTGAAATTTTTTATGCACACTAAATTTGGGAAGAACGAGAGTAATCATTAAGAAACTCTTGTGTGTGTGGCACACATGCACGtattttttagaaaaggaggatgaccgcTGGCCTatgcatctgggagatgcatgcggacattttattgatt
The sequence above is a segment of the Triticum urartu cultivar G1812 unplaced genomic scaffold, Tu2.1 TuUngrouped_contig_4440, whole genome shotgun sequence genome. Coding sequences within it:
- the LOC125527828 gene encoding abscisic stress-ripening protein 1-like, giving the protein MGRHSSNASKAEAGGEQHRKEEKHHKHMEQLAQLGAVAAGAYALHEKHKAKKDPENARSHRIKEEIAATVAVGSAGFAFHEHHKKKDAKKHGRH